The Plasmodium vinckei vinckei genome assembly, chromosome: PVVCY_14 genome window below encodes:
- a CDS encoding peptidase family C50, putative translates to MFLNKDIFSKIKFINTYYKKLSKILYKINNFFLSYDYLKKGVLFVCSLIYYPEIIHNYYLLSNIILISGKERIELLTQEEMFFENLNNDLTIYGKNNNINQDIESGCDENEREITNVEDLKTYEDQDFYNINYNKTPINTYLTKKNVYEYKNLLTRFFEYLKFLLKNPDHMSIFAIKYKREILHIYSLFIFKKRQTNHYIGSTKKLSKTRKNDYISEKSVDNFNIIDKDKNNNEHLGKKATAHSEKTKGNQEDKQIGNTEKLNATCTDNNYNVKGNNFDENILKCFNNCEDKKKEKRTFFNFFWENLFLMNNNDTDLFNTLIEEDNIEHVVSTYAVKDINKLKIKNVEKGCVYFNNNFGKNGIQRIIRNNKSCNAKPREYEEKDKNVENNSHYFTDFIASDRSFKLNDISVLNYLYINYEFDKNITYLSNYINNRLFTYKCKKMNSYFIKILLYYVNLIFLKIKNIFCDDCIYTIKKQQSLNSSANDCSYNVFFFLFLNIINRFNLPKEKLNSIFKNYFPGNTHCGMYANILQKIENEHSEHIASKYGDTTKDEDVYLDRNILNNKINIEKNDKKKYTKSNENDKYHNNYNKDMFLKLVDIFLYPEKQCSYLEILTVCYQFLINMKDPNNKAHRKRYKGKMYHLLKIIIERKAKIKKTFLCKSMEKENNNFENSGFDQRSINEIDNGNENSIFHLQTALIYLSLALYNTYKKSFTHEMRKVAQFFLDFVFFFIENIKNSLIILQIIESYSKDYTYADNSKNNNEDDVKKTKQNNANAFDNDYCNSDTKMIIFMVKLYFRKLLSLLYLYTDELISYTIKHNIDHEISAKEYFRKTHPFYLSIDYICNYNDSINSKELSECCIYWDYAIITMSHDKCDLYIARYLKIFLLLLSHIVKKSGEFGNTNEENILLDHKYTNINNFPTTINDEYNANILNTKDSIYYFNNAINNLFNTYNNIESFENNIWNDKNITYEDRDTIVSLVGTVQWYLRQSKRERELREKKKIIQAYTNPDKMPSILSAKVNVEKENFHKNCDDDDEKKRIKAKQNKIKNNNISNDTYMEKNKYKNNRNIFFNFDEFYSIPNEYNTDSCSNDEYKRNFHNKTNIDQNNCDMKNKAIQMNQKITNKLFQFYYTFNEANKCINIKKNEYVHVDKIHLNIEKYTFDEKWNYIKKLEKLLKQYQHMIKILCEILYVTKNINKEIINLKMFIDLWWNNRYTLEQHLKLLNLDISNTLGFSIHKLMSTPLISINIKRNITLQSSCNFNSDINTSQLNETNEGSNFKLHNDESYNNISLINNQKYYLKTNFDIFVVLYYYAHILNIISWINKWNSFFLPFKYWDNVNIINVIINLTIFSIIMKSSNVHISKVKQKYISGNSRIKESTNLSNIKGEDSNGNEKFSKEKRQEKNMRDAMMNSKIKNDEENSDDNNNITIDVDTTKIGKKVITSYLPLTNKDIESVLSNDPRKQRRKTSNDTTNYEYHNKKKGGEHILMQNLKDYLPQGEYDPIKSDFIQNMIEQSDIFKKYNDFKQFSNTSEDERSDKTHKDLSHFNKDAKRGRRKTPNVNNTNDDEVKKQFLNMYSIIDKEQKKLQKMSSKIYEQLKKHGNSNFGMVTNKKDNDKLLKTLKRMTICANANLNLIDSDKEDDLGGVKDNTFYLNYLDLQKKCEKGLIHCSFLKLRMYLYNILNVVFETNNADPNDIFSIFNKITHSFIVDVIKCEMHKDKNDSENFIYSKNLDQKMIRKNPIIIYLHNNLNRIPFENLQPLKDSYIVRGLQKNVTSYLYDRLLRQINEREFEKGEQNNYSISHLNISTERYTNCDNDKNGESDEKAESSTSSNKNKYDNNQFGKGYTPIKCPKKRETVNTCKNEQARKSIHKASKYLSYLNGTSKETNNIDYKYDKLKDNLKNEENIFNEQFMKKTRHFVFNYDTPSKQYANKDYINSEHEQIKRDDKHIKITKSVQDSKNKYNFIVTNYEKEEGQQNGNKNISYLNSKNTITKNEKGKRSRKSISIEYSFLNPFNDKNNPNALQMVKKKNEMSTPARNELSNNSPILNGRQKLSRNSLRYIDDTNNITKKGDSYKTKNRSQSILRSESSSSSNSSIELIQNENELQKIFMNVRKSMNFHNVMSSFKQKNDEYNFLTPQKKRKSVSESEAYYDKDNFFGKLLNKSTNKTKRNKRRSYSSEREIVPKVEKTPYIKYVPHYIKSDRFIDPKRSNIFYVIDPNGDLKRAQNATYPFIYFRNQKKYKHKNWNGYSGTFPSEKIILNNLCTNDLYIYCGHQGGEQYISKNDIQSSIQINDKEHIEEESKGPRKSQKSEIPQIPKDSENNENTLTRYEKEKMYIEQKMNNLMTDSTDKKRRRNSCKVSLKSSTTKTGTMKRKTVANFNEIYDITDSKKLSTQNMQDSGLNKNGEINIEDESDDKNIIQRTQNGIKCCVFLIGCSSGLVSSHGCDLDAWGTPYDYVIGGCIFIFGNLWNITDGEVDGFTQNFFWKWTQPNSSSLFYSNYDYNKLKMINIREISFNTFIRMVKKLIKPNDEQIIDQEYNDNSSIMIDDNFITMDLDIYNYIKENDFFYKYFQKFYSHPIILNQNLLSINQNKKYTWLSITEALVEAKQYCRLPNTTGSAVAIYGIPL, encoded by the coding sequence ATGTTTTTAAACAAAGACATTtttagtaaaataaaattcataaacacttactataaaaaattatcaaaaattttgtataaaataaacaactTTTTTCTTAGCTATgactatttaaaaaagggaGTACTATTTGTTTGTAGTTTAATTTACTATCCAGAAAttattcataattattatttattatcgAATATTATCTTAATTAGTGGTAAAGAAAGGATTGAGTTATTAACACAAGAAGAAATGTTTTtcgaaaatttaaataacgATCTAACtatatatggaaaaaataataatattaatcaGGACATAGAATCCGGGtgtgatgaaaatgaaaggGAAATAACAAATGTAGAGGATTTAAAAACTTATGAGGATCaagatttttataatattaattataataaaactcctataaatacatatttaaccaaaaaaaatgtatatgagtataaaaatttattaactaGGTTTTtcgaatatttaaaatttttattaaaaaatccTGATCATATGAGCATTTTTgccataaaatataagcGAGAAAttctacatatttattctttatttatatttaaaaaaagacaaacaAATCATTACATAGGCAGCACTAAAAAACTGAGCAAGACtagaaaaaatgattatatttCTGAAAAATCTgttgataattttaatataatcgataaagataaaaataataatgaacaCCTCGGAAAAAAGGCAACTGCACATTCTGAAAAAACAAAGGGAAATCAAGAAGATAAACAAATAGGAAACacagaaaaattaaacgCCACATGTActgataataattataatgtgaaaggaaataattttgatgaaaatatattaaaatgctTTAACAATTGTGAAGACAAAAAGAAGGAAAAAcgaacattttttaattttttttgggaAAATTTATTCCTTATGAATAACAACGACACTGATTTATTTAACACTCTAATTGAGGAGGATAATATAGAACATGTTGTAAGCACATATGCAGTTAAAGATATAAACAAACTTAAAATCAAGAATGTTGAGAAGGGTtgtgtatattttaataataacttTGGAAAAAATGGGATCCAAAGGATAATtaggaataataaaagcTGTAATGCTAAACCAAGAGAATATGAggaaaaagacaaaaatgttgaaaataatagcCATTACTTTACTGACTTCATAGCATCCGACAgatcatttaaattaaacGATATATCagttttaaattatttgtatataaattatgaatttgataaaaatataacatatttaagtaattatataaataatagatTGTTTACttataaatgtaaaaaaatgaattcctattttatcaaaatattattatattatgtaaatttgatatttttaaaaataaaaaatatattttgtgatgattgtatatatacaataaaaaaacaacagTCCCTTAATTCATCGGCTAATGACTGCTCttataatgtttttttcttcttgttcttaaatattattaatagatTTAATCTaccaaaagaaaaattaaattcaatatttaaaaattactTTCCAGGAAATACACACTGCGGGATGTATGCtaatatattacaaaaaatagaaaatgaaCATTCAGAGCATATTGCTTCAAAATATGGTGACACTACTAAAGACGAAGATGTATATTTAGATAGAAACAtcttaaataataaaataaatatcgaaaaaaatgataaaaaaaagtatacaAAATCAAATGAAAACGATAAATACCACaataattataacaaaGACATGTTTCTTAAATTAgtagatatatttttatatccaGAAAAACAATGCAGCTACTTAGAGATACTAACAGTTTGCTATCAATTCTTAATTAATATGAAGGAcccaaataataaagctcatagaaaaagatataaagGCAAAATGTACCATCTgttgaaaattattattgagagaaaagcaaaaataaaaaaaacttttcTTTGCAAGAGTAtggaaaaggaaaataataatttcgAAAATAGTGGCTTTGATCAGAGAAGCATAAATGAAATAGACAATGGAAATGAAAACTCAATTTTTCACCTACAAACAgctttaatatatttgtctCTAGCATTATATAACACATATAAAAAGTCCTTTACCCATGAAATGCGGAAAGTTGCTCAGTTTTTTTTagattttgtttttttctttatagagaacataaaaaatagtttaatCATACTGCAAATAATTGAATCATATTCCAAGGACTATACTTATGCCgataatagtaaaaataataatgaagatgatgtgaaaaaaacaaaacaaaacaatGCTAATGCTTTTGATAATGATTATTGTAATAGTGATACaaaaatgattatatttatggtaaaattatattttaggaaattattatctttactttatttatatacagaCGAATTAATATCATATACTATTAAACATAATATTGATCATGAAATATCTGcaaaagaatattttagaaaaaCACATCCATTTTATCTATCTAttgattatatatgtaattataATGATTCTATAAATTCAAAAGAATTAAGCGAGTGTTGTATTTATTGGGACTATGCAATTATAACAATGAGTCATGATAAGTgtgatttatatattgcAAGATatcttaaaatttttttattactactATCCCatattgttaaaaaatcTGGAGAATTTGGAAATACTAATgaggaaaatattttattggatcataaatatacaaatattaataattttccaaCTACTATAAATGATGAATATAATGCGAATATTCTAAATACTAAAGACAGtatatactattttaacaatgcaattaataatttgttcaatacatataataatatcgaatcttttgaaaataatatttggaatgataaaaatattacatatgAAGATAGAGATACAATCGTTTCATTAGTTGGTACAGTTCAATGGTATTTAAGACAAAGTAAACGGGAAAGAGAACTTcgagaaaaaaagaaaataatacaagCATACACAAATCCTGATAAAATGCCTTCAATTTTATCTGCCAAAGTAAATGTAGAAAAGGAGAATTTCCACAAAAATTGTGACGATGatgacgaaaaaaaaagaataaaagcaaagcaaaacaaaataaaaaataacaatattaGTAATGATACATACatggaaaaaaacaaatacaaGAATAacagaaatatattttttaactttgATGAGTTTTATTCGATAccaaatgaatataatacaGATTCTTGTTCAAATGATGAATACAAAAGAAATTTTCATAACAAAACTAACATCgatcaaaataattgtgatatgaaaaataaggCTATACAAATGAaccaaaaaataacaaataaattgtttcaattttattatacctTTAACGAGGCTAATAAATgcattaatataaaaaaaaatgaatatgtgCATGTCGATaaaattcatttaaatatagaaaaatacacatttgacgaaaaatggaattatataaaaaaattagaaaaacttttaaaacaatatcagcatatgataaaaattttatgtgaaattttatatgtaactaaaaacattaataaagaaataattaatttaaaaatgtttatagaTTTATGGTGGAATAATAGATATACATTAGAACAACATTTAAAATTGCTAAATTTAGATATATCAAATACCTTAGGATTTTCtatacataaattaatGTCTACTCCGTTAATTTCTATCAacataaaaagaaatattaccTTGCAATCCAGTTGTAATTTTAATAGTGATATTAATACTAGCCAGTTAAATGAAACTAACGAAGGGTCTAACTTTAAATTACATAATGATgaatcatataataatatatcgctaattaataatcaaaaatattatttgaagACAAATTTTGACATATTTGTagttctttattattatgctcatattttgaatattatttcttggattaataaatggaattccttttttcttccttttaaatattgggacaatgtaaatataataaatgttaTAATAAACCTAACAATTTTCTCGATCATTATGAAAAGCTCAAATGTCCATATTTCAAAGGTAaagcaaaaatatatatcaggAAATTCTCGAATTAAGGAGTCGACAAATTTAAGTAATATTAAAGGGGAAGATTCAAATGGAAATGAGAAATTtagtaaagaaaaaagacaagaaaaaaacatgcGAGATGCTATGATGAATAGtaagataaaaaatgacGAAGAGAATAGTGacgataataataatattacaatTGATGTAGATACAACAAAAATCGGAAAGAAAGTTATAACATCATATTTGCCACTTACAAATAAAGACATTGAAAGTGTCTTATCAAATGATCCAAGAAAACAACGAAGAAAAACTTCTAATGACACTACAAATTATGAatatcataataaaaaaaaaggaggGGAACATATACTTATGCAGAATTTAAAAGATTATCTTCCTCAGGGTGAATATGATCCAATTAAAAGCGattttattcaaaatatgataGAACAATCAGATATAtttaagaaatataatgaCTTTAAGCAATTTAGCAATACATCAGAAGATGAAAGAAGCGATAAAACGCACAAAGATTTAAGtcattttaataaagaTGCTAAAAGGGGGCGAAGGAAAACACCGaatgtaaataatactAATGATGATGAAGTAAAAAAGCAATTCCTAAATATGTATTCTATTATAGAtaaagaacaaaaaaaattacaaaaaatgtcatcaaaaatttatgaacagttaaaaaaacatggaAATAGTAATTTTGGAATGGTAACGAATAAAAAGGACAATGATAAATTGCtaaaaacattaaaaagGATGACAATATGTGCAAATGCTAATTTGAATCTTATTGATAGTGATAAAGAAGATGATTTAGGAGGTGTAAAAGAcaatactttttatttgaattatttagatcttcaaaaaaaatgtgaaaagGGTTTAATACATTgctcatttttaaaattgagaatgtatttatataatatattaaatgttGTATTTGAAACTAATAATGCAGATCCCAATGATATTTTtagtatatttaataaaattactCATTCGTTTATTGTTGATGTTATAAAATGTGAAATGCACAaggataaaaatgatagtgaaaattttatatattcaaaaaatctcgaccaaaaaatgataagaaAGAACCcaattatcatatatttacataataaCTTAAATAGAATTCCTTTCGAAAATCTGCAACCTTTAAAAGATTCTTATATTGTTCGTGggttacaaaaaaatgtaacttcttatttatatgatcgACTGCTAAGGCAAATTAATGAGAGAGAATTTGAAAAAGgggaacaaaataattatagtaTTTCTCATTTGAATATAAGTACTGAGAGATATACAAATTGTGACAACGATAAAAATGGAGAAAGTGATGAAAAGGCTGAAAGTAGCACCAGCTCcaacaaaaacaaatatgataataatcaATTTGGTAAGGGTTACACACCAATAAAATGCCCCAAAAAACGTGAAACTGTTAATACGTGCAAAAATGAACAAGCGAGGAAATCGATTCACAAAGcctcaaaatatttatcatatctAAATGGAACATCaaaagaaacaaataatattgactataaatatgataaattaaaagacaatctaaaaaatgaagaaaatattttcaatgaacaatttatgaaaaagacACGTCATTTTGTGTTTAATTATGACACCCCAAGTAAGCAATATGCCAATAAagattatattaatagtgAACATGAGCAAATAAAAAGGGATGAtaagcatataaaaataacaaaatctGTTCAGGAtagcaaaaataaatacaattttattgttacaaattatgaaaaagaagaaggtcaacaaaatggaaataaaaatattagttACCTTAATAGTAAAAACACCATAacgaaaaatgaaaaaggaaaaagatCTAGAAAAAGTATTTCTATTGAATACTCATTTTTAAACCcttttaatgataaaaataatcccAATGCATTACAAatggtaaaaaaaaaaaatgaaatgtCAACCCCAGCACGCAATGAATTATCTAACAATTCGCCTATACTTAATGGTAGACAAAAATTAAGTCGAAATTCTCTTAGATATATCGATGATACcaataatattacaaaaaaaggagatagttataaaacaaaaaatcgATCACAATCTATTTTACGTTCTGAATCTTCTTCCTCTTCTAACTCCTCAATAGAATTAattcaaaatgaaaatgagcttcaaaaaatatttatgaatgTAAGAAAATCAATGAATTTCCACAATGTTATGAGTTcatttaaacaaaaaaatgatgaatacaattttttaaccccacaaaaaaaacgaaaaagtGTGAGTGAGTCAGAAGCATACTATGATAaggataatttttttggaaagcttttaaataaatcaacgaataaaacaaaaagaaataaaagaagaagCTATTCATCAGAAAGAGAAATAGTTCCCAAAGTGGAAAAAACaccatatattaaatatgttccacattatattaaaagcGATCGATTTATCGATCCTAAAAgaagtaatatattttatgtaattGACCCTAATGGCGATTTAAAACGAGCTCAAAATGCTACATATccgtttatatattttagaaaccaaaaaaaatataaacataaaaattggAATGGTTATTCTGGAACTTTTCCTtctgaaaaaattatattaaacaaTTTATGCACAAAtgatttgtatatatattgtggCCATCAAGGTGGGGAACAATATATTAGTAAAAATGACATACAGAGTTCTATTCAAATTAATGACAAAGAACATATTGAAGAGGAAAGCAAAGGACCAAGGAAATCCCAAAAGAGCGAAATACCCCAAATTCCCAAAGACAGTGAAAATAACGAAAATACCTTGACACGTTatgaaaaggaaaaaatgtatatagaacagaaaatgaataatttgATGACAGACAGTACTGACAAGAAAAGACGAAGAAATTCTTGCAAAGTGAGCTTAAAATCGTCTACTACGAAAACAGGAACAATGAAAAGGAAAACCGTAGCTAATTTTAACGAAATTTATGATATTACTGATTCGAAAAAATTAAGCACACAAAATATGCAAGACTCtggtttaaataaaaatggagaaataaatatagaagaTGAAAGTgacgataaaaatattattcaaaGGACACAGAATGGAATAAAATGttgtgtatttttaatCGGATGTAGTTCTGGTTTAGTTTCGTCACATGGGTGCGATTTGGATGCTTGGGGTACCCCTTATGATTATGTAATAGGAGgttgtatttttatctttggAAATTTGTGGAATATAACAGATGGAGAAGTTGATGGATTTACTCAAAACTTTTTCTGGAAATGGACTCAACCAAATAGTTCATccttattttattcaaactatgattataataaacttaaaatgataaatatacgTGAAATATCTTTTAATACTTTTATAAGAATGGTaaagaaattaataaaaccAAATGATGAACAAATAATTGACCAagaatataatgataattcATCCATAATGATTGATgacaattttattactatGGATTTggacatatataattatattaaagaaaatgattttttttataaatattttcaaaaattttattcacATCCTATTATATTAAACCAAAACTTATTAAGCATAAatcaaaacaaaaaatatacttgGTTAAGTATCACAGAAGCTTTAGTTGAAGCTAAGCAATATTGTCGTCTACCGAACACAACTGGTTCTGCTGTGGCCATATATGGGATACCACTTTGA
- a CDS encoding histone acetyltransferase subunit NuA4, putative → MKHKVKKDIIKCKKKLENSIKALEEKIFRLETEYHKNCNVDGGNLLKGWDNYLRKAQIEPLCFKTFRDDYSDAYIERILSLTSCTSPANALFQNEHIANDNHHL, encoded by the coding sequence atgaagcataaagttaaaaaagatattataaagtgcaaaaaaaaattggaaaatTCCATAAAGGCtttagaagaaaaaatatttagacTTGAAACAGAATATCACAAAAATTGTAATGTTGATGGAGGAAACCTGCTCAAAGGCTGGGATAATTATTTGAGAAAAGCACAAATCGAACcattatgttttaaaacCTTTAGAGATGATTATAGTGATGCATACATTGAAAGAATACTATCATTAACATCATGCACATCACCAGCCAATGctttatttcaaaatgaACATATAGCAAATGATAACcatcatttataa
- a CDS encoding asparagine-rich antigen, putative, which translates to MDKIKQNNNGNSNTLKNKDFNIKYAESMDIKNLKNSFIEFQYDKVVNNILGLFKKLSKQRLVSTSSAIRDDMDKQALNSRLFLDLYEDREILLNKILKKINILNLVYFRFLKETDIDDVLSLHIELFPVKYHADFYFSICNFDDNKIVDDDVIRITEKISKTFGTTADNKKYAKYCETYSEKNDSISKNKVSTNDDDDYYYTDDDNEKDLRENKSNSHNDTGTIKNYSNISSNEKITIHKKWREDEIFSIGAFLPYSFIDYINNDSITDLVKNKTLEKLTEKEILLDYIQFLEKCDTSYENSDINIKSPKKKTNSFNDSDLDGSNNDNDINGVTSTSQKINDNCKKGNNNIKINNTFLNSHIEPNRKENDANSSTLNEEYSNTKKEPNKCLQNNTIKITNNSSIQDIYNHLEKKNLRYEEINGISDNRNDDVKLTNGKKYYDKETMNSFNRNMNNISYRRKRKNYLIGSISCLINYGDYNDDKDYINIYNHFTQNYINNKNNDNDTGDKLNEEHIGYDDNDSSFSTNVNDLKNSDNNLFTIVGKKKSKKKKKKTNNILKDLTILKMKSVNKNPQFEKKLYEEIYMNKNINEITKKYLTGNINDLYILTVGISEYFRGLNLASYLIEYTIYYFYFIIYRIFLYNNKLYCYVDNEVFYNLSNNIPKDKNYNEGILYDNPSDKLPSVIKIEEKKKKKKHDENNYHDQAYNSQICEESCKSYINTSSKKEKFENNEQKLSGRLINDEKREDLNIRTEEYTPCNGKDPLPDDNNFGSVCNGAYPKNYSLCNSIIRNLYKRIVLNDYLHDLYNIIHDKNFKNMKYKENDKIPFTTNFRKQPLKEGNVIACSNITDEVFDVFFNELPAYNLKKNKKILIKRYNTTNIHDDGENKSMPLYMYLHVIDYNEAAINLYNKLNFDYIDKYNNFYFINKINFSSYLYSYFF; encoded by the coding sequence ATGgataaaattaaacaaaataataatggtaACAGTAacactttaaaaaataaagattttaacataaaatatgctGAAAGCATGGATATTAAAAAtctaaaaaatagttttattGAATTTCAATATGATAAAGTtgtgaataatatattaggGTTATTTAAGAAACTATCTAAGCAAAGGCTTGTGTCGACATCCTCTGCTATACGTGATGATATGGACAAACAGGCTTTAAACTCACGACTATTCTTAGATTTATATGAAGATCgagaaatattattaaataaaatattaaaaaaaataaacatccTCAACTTGGTATATTTtcgttttttaaaagaaacaGATATTGATGATGTTCTTAGTTTGCATATAGAATTATTTCCTGTAAAATATCATGcagatttttattttagtaTATGTAACTTTGATGACAATAAAATAGTTGACGATGATGTAATCAGAATTACTGAAAAAATATCCAAGACATTTGGAACCACCgcagataataaaaaatatgccaAATATTGTGAAACTTATagcgaaaaaaatgattctATATCAAAGAATAAAGTAAGCACAaatgatgatgatgattattattatactgatgatgataatgaaaaagacTTGCGTGAAAACAAATCTAATTCCCACAATGACACAGgaactataaaaaattattcaaatataagctctaatgaaaaaataacaatacataaaaaatggagaGAAGAtgaaattttttcaataggAGCTTTCTTACcttattcatttattgaTTATATTAACAATGATTCTATAACAGatttagtaaaaaataaaactttagaaaaattaactgaaaaagaaattttaCTTGATTATATTCAATTTTTAGAAAAGTGTGATACATCTTATGAAAACAGtgatataaacataaagtcaccaaaaaaaaaaacaaattctTTTAATGATAGTGATTTAGATGGAAGTAACAACGACAATGATATAAATGGTGTAACCTCTACTTCTCAGaaaattaatgataattgtaaaaagggaaataataatataaaaattaataatacttttttaaattcacATATTGAGCCCAATAGGAAAGAAAATGATGCAAATTCTTCAACGTTAAACGAAGAATATAGTAATACTAAGAAAGAGCCTAATAAATGTTTGCAAAATAACAccataaaaattacaaataaTAGCAGTATCcaagatatatataaccatttggaaaaaaaaaatttaaggtatgaagaaataaatggaATATCAGATAATCGTAATGATGATGTAAAATTGAccaatggaaaaaaatactatgACAAAGAAACGATGAATTCTTTTAATcgtaatatgaataatataagtTATAGAAGAAAgcgaaaaaattatttaattggaAGCATATCCTgcttaataaattatggagattataatgatgataaagattatattaatatatataatcattttacgcaaaattatattaataataaaaacaatgaCAATGATACTGGAGATAAACTAAATGAAGAACATATTGGCTATGATGATAACGATAGCTCCTTTTCTACTAATgtaaatgatttaaaaaattctgacaataatttattcaCAATagttggaaaaaaaaaatcgaaaaaaaaaaaaaagaagacgAATAACATATTAAAAGATCTAACgattttgaaaatgaaaagtgtaaataaaaatcctcaatttgaaaaaaaattatatgaagaaatttatatgaataaaaatattaatgaaataacaaaaaaatacttaACAGGAAATATCAAtgatctatatattttaactGTTGGAATAAGTGAATATTTTAGGGGGCTAAATTTAGCTTCTTATCTTATTGAATATACCATctattacttttatttcatcatatacagaatatttttatataataacaagCTATATTGTTATGTAGACAATGaagttttttataatttatcaaataatattcccaaagacaaaaattataatgagGGAATATTATACGACAATCCTAGTGACAAATTGCCATcagttataaaaattgaagagaaaaaaaaaaaaaaaaagcatgatgaaaataattatcatGACCAAGCATATAATAGCCAAATCTGTGAAGAATCATGCAAAAGCTATATTAACACATCCtcaaagaaagaaaaattcGAAAATAACGAACAGAAACTTAGTGGGCGATTAATAAATGACGAAAAAAGAGAAGATTTAAACATCAGAACAGAGGAATATACTCCTTGCAATGGCAAAGATCCATTGCctgatgataataattttggtAGTGTTTGCAATGGTGCATATCCTAAAAATTATAGCCTATGCAATAGCATAATAAGAAATCTTTATAAAAGGATTGTACTAAATGATTATTTGCATGatctttataatataattcatgataaaaattttaaaaatatgaaatataaagaaaatgacaAAATACCATTTACTACCAATTTTCGTAAACAACCCCTAAAAGAAGGCAATGTTATAGCTTGTTCTAATATAACTGACGAAGTTTTCgatgtattttttaatgaattacctgcttataatttaaaaaaaaataaaaaaattttaataaaacgTTATAATACTACAAACATACATGATGATGGcgaaaataaatcaatgCCTTTGTATATGTATTTGCATGTTATAGATTATAATGAAGCCgctattaatttatataacaagctcaattttgattatattgataaatataataatttttattttataaataaaattaatttttcctCGTATTTgtattcttattttttttaa